A region from the Linepithema humile isolate Giens D197 chromosome 1, Lhum_UNIL_v1.0, whole genome shotgun sequence genome encodes:
- the LOC105679751 gene encoding ubiquitin-like FUBI-ribosomal protein eS30 fusion protein isoform X2 produces the protein MQLQIRGQDTFVINCEDNEKVQHIKEKIACQQNIEGTEFTLHCSGSLLSDDTCVGELPSDVLELTVPLLGGKVHGSLARAGKVKAQTPKVEKQEKSKKKTGRAKRRIQYNRRFVNVVQTFGRRRGPNANTNT, from the exons ATGCAGCTGCAAATTCGTGGACAAGACACATTTGTCATCAATTGTGAAGATAATGAGAAAGTGCAACATATAAag GAAAAGATTGCGTGTCAACAAAACATTGAGGGAACTGAATTTACTCTTCATTGCTCTGGATCATTATTATCAGATGACACTTGTGTCGGGGAACTTCCATCAGATGTACTTGAGTTGACTGTACCTTTATTGGGAG GAAAGGTTCATGGTTCCCTGGCACGTGCTGGTAAAGTGAAGGCTCAGACACCCAag GTGGAAAAGCAAGAGAAGAGTAAAAAGAAGACTGGCCGTGCTAAGCGACGCATCCAATACAATCGTAGGTTCGTCAATGTTGTCCAAACCTTTGGACGCCGACGTGGACCGAATGCcaatacaaatacataa
- the LOC105679751 gene encoding ubiquitin-like FUBI-ribosomal protein eS30 fusion protein isoform X1, whose protein sequence is MQCFIYSQLTIKHFMTFNTLENIAYTIIMQLQIRGQDTFVINCEDNEKVQHIKEKIACQQNIEGTEFTLHCSGSLLSDDTCVGELPSDVLELTVPLLGGKVHGSLARAGKVKAQTPKVEKQEKSKKKTGRAKRRIQYNRRFVNVVQTFGRRRGPNANTNT, encoded by the exons ATGCAATGCTTTATCTATTCGCAACTCACTATTAAACACTTTat gACTTTTAACACGTTAGAAAATATCGCATATACCATCATCATGCAGCTGCAAATTCGTGGACAAGACACATTTGTCATCAATTGTGAAGATAATGAGAAAGTGCAACATATAAag GAAAAGATTGCGTGTCAACAAAACATTGAGGGAACTGAATTTACTCTTCATTGCTCTGGATCATTATTATCAGATGACACTTGTGTCGGGGAACTTCCATCAGATGTACTTGAGTTGACTGTACCTTTATTGGGAG GAAAGGTTCATGGTTCCCTGGCACGTGCTGGTAAAGTGAAGGCTCAGACACCCAag GTGGAAAAGCAAGAGAAGAGTAAAAAGAAGACTGGCCGTGCTAAGCGACGCATCCAATACAATCGTAGGTTCGTCAATGTTGTCCAAACCTTTGGACGCCGACGTGGACCGAATGCcaatacaaatacataa
- the Cbp20 gene encoding nuclear cap-binding protein subunit 2, with the protein MSVKVSANTSPSVELSSYRDQHFKGSRAEQDRLLRNSSTLYVGNLSFYTTEEQIYELFSKCGDIRRIIMGLDKYKKTPCGFCFVEYYLRSDAENCMRYINGTRLDDRIIRTDWDAGFIEGRQYGRGKTGGQVRDEYRSDFDSGRGGYGKIIQQKVTSLSDGGFGR; encoded by the exons atgtcagTCAAAGTAAGTGCAAATACCTCACCATCGGTTGAATTAAGCTCTTACCGTGATCAACATTTTAAG GGCTCAAGAGCTGAGCAGGATAGACTTCTAAGGAATTCTTCTACATTGTACGTGGGCAATCTGTCTTTCTACACAACTGAGGAACAAATATATGAATTGTTTTCAAAATGTGGCGATATCAGACGCATTATTATGGGTCTTGATAAATACAAGAAGACACCATGTGGTTTTTGTTTCGTTGAGTATTATCTCAGAAGTGATGCAGAGAATTGTATGAGATATATCAATGGTACTCGTTTAGACGACAGAATAATTAGAACTGATTGGGATGCTGGCTTCATTGAAGGCAGACAATATGGTCGTGGCAAAACTGGAGGAcaa gTGAGAGATGAATATCGATCAGATTTTGACAGTGGACGAGGTGGTTATGGTAAAATAATACAACAGAAAGTAACATCTCTTTCTGATGGTGGATTTGGACGATAA
- the LOC105679748 gene encoding G/T mismatch-specific thymine DNA glycosylase-like isoform X2, whose product MLWKRFSVNLSHISNVMSLDLNKLKKRKPTENQQPKKKIDRFDGLSEEEVQKYTLEDYLEMNLDIVFVGINPSLMAAHRGRYYAGPGNHFYKLLHESGLTSRFVSFEEDYKLLQYSIGLTNIVTRPTRSAADLKRTEIKEGASVVEEKLKLYKPKVAVFNGKCIYEVFANITSRSSFHFGLQPERIDDTAIWVVPSSSARCAHFPRMVDKLHFYTGLKKYLQFLKGEISNVDVKEFQFEGKCKQSVASTSKMWRRKNISTFLHGGRVANKYTLCLDTSEEDIAAVRVAEFLVEKSTQDNENEDKDAFFNAELCSQENQNQALFNKTVEKTKSNTRKMKKFVTGNVNNEMIANKSENKEASDINRKENCTSPINDAINQETNVANGKRSKKCKSSKITRRTVETRNNLKNNRNSSLDFMSLIKERLSQKSNDNDTTS is encoded by the coding sequence ATGTCATGTCGCTTGATTTGAATAAGCTCAAGAAAAGAAAACCGACAGAAAACCAACAGCCTAAGAAAAAGATAGACAGATTCGATGGACTGTCAGAGGAAGAAGTGCAAAAGTATACATTGGAAGATTATTTGGAAATGAATCTAGACATAGTCTTTGTTGGAATCAATCCGAGTCTAATGGCAGCACATCGTGGCAGATATTATGCAGGTCCTGGCAATCACTTTTACAAACTTCTCCACGAATCTGGCCTAACATCAAGATTTGTCAGTTTTGAAGAAGACTACAAACTCTTGCAATACAGTATTGGCTTGACAAATATCGTAACACGTCCTACTAGATCTGCTGCAGATCTCAAGCGAACAGAAATCAAAGAGGGTGCAAGTGTAGTGGAAGAAAAACTGAAGTTATATAAACCCAAAGTTGCAGTGTTCAACGGTAAATGCATTTATGAGGTTTTTGCCAATATTACCTCTAGATCCTCTTTTCATTTTGGGTTGCAACCTGAACGTATTGATGATACTGCAATCTGGGTGGTACCATCAAGTAGTGCACGATGTGCTCATTTTCCCAGAATGGTAgacaaattgcatttttatacgGGATTGAAGAAATATCTACAATTTCTAAAAGGTGAAATTAGCAATGTTGATGTAAAGGAATTCCAGTTTGAGGGAAAATGCAAACAATCTGTGGCTAGCACTTCTAAAATGTGGCGGCGAAAGAATATTTCCACTTTTCTGCACGGAGGTAGAGTTGCTAACAAGTATACACTTTGTCTAGATACATCAGAAGAAGATATTGCTGCTGTTCGTGTAGCAGAATTTTTAGTAGAAAAATCTACTCAGGATAATGAAAATGAGGATAAGgatgcattttttaatgcagAGTTATGCAGTCAAGAAAATCAGAATCAAGCTTTATTCAACAAAACTGTAGAAAAAACTAAGAGCAATactagaaaaatgaaaaagtttgTAACTGGTAatgttaataatgaaatgattGCTAATAAGTCAGAAAATAAAGAAGCCTCTGACATTAATAGGAAAGAAAATTGCACTTCTCCAATTAATGATGCAATAAATCAAGAAACTAATGTAGCAAATGGCAAACGTAGTAAGAAATGtaaatcttcaaaaattaCTCGCAGAACTGTAGAAACtcgaaataatttgaaaaataatagaaatagcTCACTTGATTTTATGAGTTTAATCAAAGAAAGATTATCTCAGAAAAGTAACGATAATGATACTACctcataa
- the LOC105679748 gene encoding G/T mismatch-specific thymine DNA glycosylase-like isoform X1 — translation MLWKRFSVNLSHISNRFLHVSLFCCTDVMSLDLNKLKKRKPTENQQPKKKIDRFDGLSEEEVQKYTLEDYLEMNLDIVFVGINPSLMAAHRGRYYAGPGNHFYKLLHESGLTSRFVSFEEDYKLLQYSIGLTNIVTRPTRSAADLKRTEIKEGASVVEEKLKLYKPKVAVFNGKCIYEVFANITSRSSFHFGLQPERIDDTAIWVVPSSSARCAHFPRMVDKLHFYTGLKKYLQFLKGEISNVDVKEFQFEGKCKQSVASTSKMWRRKNISTFLHGGRVANKYTLCLDTSEEDIAAVRVAEFLVEKSTQDNENEDKDAFFNAELCSQENQNQALFNKTVEKTKSNTRKMKKFVTGNVNNEMIANKSENKEASDINRKENCTSPINDAINQETNVANGKRSKKCKSSKITRRTVETRNNLKNNRNSSLDFMSLIKERLSQKSNDNDTTS, via the coding sequence ATCGATTTTTGCATGTGTCTCTATTTTGCTGCACAGATGTCATGTCGCTTGATTTGAATAAGCTCAAGAAAAGAAAACCGACAGAAAACCAACAGCCTAAGAAAAAGATAGACAGATTCGATGGACTGTCAGAGGAAGAAGTGCAAAAGTATACATTGGAAGATTATTTGGAAATGAATCTAGACATAGTCTTTGTTGGAATCAATCCGAGTCTAATGGCAGCACATCGTGGCAGATATTATGCAGGTCCTGGCAATCACTTTTACAAACTTCTCCACGAATCTGGCCTAACATCAAGATTTGTCAGTTTTGAAGAAGACTACAAACTCTTGCAATACAGTATTGGCTTGACAAATATCGTAACACGTCCTACTAGATCTGCTGCAGATCTCAAGCGAACAGAAATCAAAGAGGGTGCAAGTGTAGTGGAAGAAAAACTGAAGTTATATAAACCCAAAGTTGCAGTGTTCAACGGTAAATGCATTTATGAGGTTTTTGCCAATATTACCTCTAGATCCTCTTTTCATTTTGGGTTGCAACCTGAACGTATTGATGATACTGCAATCTGGGTGGTACCATCAAGTAGTGCACGATGTGCTCATTTTCCCAGAATGGTAgacaaattgcatttttatacgGGATTGAAGAAATATCTACAATTTCTAAAAGGTGAAATTAGCAATGTTGATGTAAAGGAATTCCAGTTTGAGGGAAAATGCAAACAATCTGTGGCTAGCACTTCTAAAATGTGGCGGCGAAAGAATATTTCCACTTTTCTGCACGGAGGTAGAGTTGCTAACAAGTATACACTTTGTCTAGATACATCAGAAGAAGATATTGCTGCTGTTCGTGTAGCAGAATTTTTAGTAGAAAAATCTACTCAGGATAATGAAAATGAGGATAAGgatgcattttttaatgcagAGTTATGCAGTCAAGAAAATCAGAATCAAGCTTTATTCAACAAAACTGTAGAAAAAACTAAGAGCAATactagaaaaatgaaaaagtttgTAACTGGTAatgttaataatgaaatgattGCTAATAAGTCAGAAAATAAAGAAGCCTCTGACATTAATAGGAAAGAAAATTGCACTTCTCCAATTAATGATGCAATAAATCAAGAAACTAATGTAGCAAATGGCAAACGTAGTAAGAAATGtaaatcttcaaaaattaCTCGCAGAACTGTAGAAACtcgaaataatttgaaaaataatagaaatagcTCACTTGATTTTATGAGTTTAATCAAAGAAAGATTATCTCAGAAAAGTAACGATAATGATACTACctcataa